The following proteins are co-located in the Echinicola sp. 20G genome:
- a CDS encoding GbsR/MarR family transcriptional regulator, translated as MMRGGNMKLSSEQQEIIERIGVFFERKGHQPILGRIMGLLLVLEEAEATFDEIQEYLSVSKSAVSNALTLLQSQNKVEYTTKPGERKRYFRLKVRNWRNDMQEDMQGIFRINALLKDVMATRSASNMEFNRCIQDFQQFIEFMQVEMPKLIEKYDRLHNS; from the coding sequence ATGATGAGAGGAGGAAATATGAAATTATCATCAGAACAACAGGAAATTATAGAAAGAATAGGTGTCTTCTTCGAAAGAAAGGGCCATCAGCCTATTTTGGGAAGAATCATGGGATTGTTGTTGGTGTTAGAAGAAGCTGAGGCAACATTCGATGAGATACAGGAATACCTTTCTGTCAGCAAAAGTGCTGTTAGTAATGCCCTTACCTTGCTTCAGAGCCAAAATAAAGTGGAGTATACCACCAAGCCAGGTGAAAGGAAGCGCTACTTTCGCTTAAAAGTGAGGAATTGGAGAAACGATATGCAGGAGGATATGCAAGGGATTTTCAGAATAAATGCCTTGTTGAAGGATGTCATGGCTACGAGGTCAGCCAGTAATATGGAGTTTAATCGCTGTATTCAGGACTTCCAACAATTCATTGAATTCATGCAGGTAGAAATGCCTAAATTGATTGAAAAATATGATCGGCTGCATAACAGCTGA